The following coding sequences lie in one Silvibacterium dinghuense genomic window:
- a CDS encoding ATP-binding protein — translation MVSFRPRTIRGQLTGGLVIFEILVLAVLSLVVIREQRSELQTRTDQRLEYEASQIALQSRTALEGKAFASLEEFVAAMRGSPGVHAVMVTDLAGQRLAGDSGTDEAMELTPTERSFLRDLSKPAIFWGDKGTREAVAPVRIHGVLQALVWIYPDDTQDREQLHSLLRTTLLSALFGIAGCTLFASLMARQIARPLGVLTRATRRMIRNPEDTAAFPIPISSSNEAADLTTAFNLMVASINEQRAGLNDTLALLDSMLANAPIGFAFFDHRLRMVRVNQFLAGMNSLSIGRHLGKTLDEVFAPGAAQALHTAIEQVFADGEPVRDLEITNETPAHGRMGAEMRSWLANIYPVKTETQTVRWVGMILSETTERRRADEALRKSEKLAAAGRLAASIAHEINNPLEAVTNLLYLIHQEQKDSPAQPYVELAEAEVARISVITQQMLRFYKQSTRPARAEVCALLDSVLSLHERRAAMLQIDIDRRYCSEAPLFCFTGEMRQLFNNFIANAIDAMTPGGGKLVLRVQRVRQDAKTGLAGIRVTVADSGCGMSQETRRHIFEPFFTTKEDTGTGLGLWVSAEILAKHHGRLRLRSWERGAGTTHASQRGGTVFTMFLPERLEHELHGEPAPLQTAQSV, via the coding sequence ATGGTTTCGTTCAGGCCACGCACAATCCGAGGCCAGTTAACAGGCGGCCTGGTGATCTTCGAGATCCTGGTGCTGGCTGTCCTTTCCCTGGTTGTGATTCGCGAGCAGCGCAGCGAGCTGCAGACGCGAACCGACCAGCGGCTCGAGTACGAGGCTTCGCAGATTGCATTGCAGAGCCGGACGGCCCTCGAGGGCAAGGCCTTTGCCTCGCTCGAGGAGTTTGTGGCAGCGATGCGTGGCAGCCCGGGCGTGCACGCCGTCATGGTCACCGATCTGGCTGGACAGCGGCTGGCCGGGGACAGCGGTACCGACGAAGCGATGGAGCTGACGCCGACCGAGCGTAGCTTCCTGCGCGATCTGAGCAAACCCGCCATCTTCTGGGGCGACAAGGGCACGCGGGAAGCGGTGGCTCCGGTGCGCATCCATGGGGTATTGCAGGCGCTGGTGTGGATCTATCCCGACGACACGCAGGATAGGGAGCAGCTGCACAGCCTTCTGCGGACAACCCTGCTGTCCGCCCTGTTCGGGATTGCAGGCTGCACCCTCTTCGCCAGCCTGATGGCGCGGCAGATTGCGCGGCCCCTCGGCGTGCTGACGCGGGCAACACGCAGAATGATCCGCAATCCGGAAGACACCGCTGCCTTCCCGATTCCTATCTCCTCCTCCAACGAGGCAGCCGACCTCACCACGGCGTTCAACCTGATGGTGGCATCGATCAACGAGCAACGGGCCGGGTTGAACGACACGCTGGCACTGCTCGACTCCATGCTCGCCAATGCTCCCATCGGATTTGCCTTCTTTGACCACCGGCTGCGCATGGTGCGAGTGAACCAGTTTCTCGCGGGCATGAACAGCCTTTCGATCGGAAGGCACCTGGGTAAGACATTGGATGAGGTCTTTGCGCCGGGCGCGGCGCAGGCCTTGCATACCGCGATCGAGCAGGTTTTTGCCGACGGCGAGCCGGTCCGGGATCTGGAGATCACGAATGAGACCCCGGCTCATGGCCGGATGGGCGCCGAGATGCGGAGCTGGCTTGCGAACATCTACCCGGTAAAAACGGAGACACAGACCGTCCGCTGGGTGGGCATGATCCTTTCGGAGACCACCGAGCGCCGCCGTGCCGACGAGGCCCTGCGCAAGTCTGAAAAGCTGGCAGCTGCGGGGCGGCTGGCAGCCTCCATCGCGCATGAAATCAATAATCCTCTGGAAGCGGTGACGAATCTGCTCTACCTCATCCATCAGGAGCAGAAGGATTCGCCGGCACAGCCATATGTGGAGCTGGCAGAGGCCGAGGTGGCGCGCATCTCGGTGATCACGCAGCAAATGCTGCGCTTCTACAAGCAGTCGACCAGGCCCGCCAGGGCCGAGGTATGCGCTCTGCTGGATTCCGTGCTGTCGCTGCACGAGCGGCGGGCAGCCATGCTGCAGATCGATATCGACCGCCGCTATTGCAGCGAAGCGCCGCTGTTCTGCTTTACCGGCGAGATGCGGCAGTTATTCAACAACTTCATCGCCAATGCCATCGATGCCATGACGCCGGGCGGCGGAAAGCTGGTGCTGCGAGTGCAGCGTGTGCGGCAGGATGCGAAGACAGGGCTTGCCGGGATACGGGTAACCGTCGCCGATAGCGGCTGCGGCATGAGCCAGGAAACCCGCCGGCACATCTTCGAGCCCTTCTTTACCACTAAGGAAGATACCGGCACCGGGCTCGGGCTGTGGGTGAGCGCGGAGATTCTGGCCAAGCACCACGGACGGCTGCGGCTGCGAAGCTGGGAGCGCGGCGCCGGAACAACCCATGCGAGCCAGCGCGGAGGCACGGTGTTTACGATGTTTCTGCCGGAGCGGCTGGAGCATGAGCTCCACGGTGAGCCAGCTCCATTACAAACAGCGCAGTCGGTTTAA
- a CDS encoding YpdA family putative bacillithiol disulfide reductase produces the protein MGTGNEASYETQFDVLVIGAGPTGLACAIEAQRSGYRTVLVDKGCLCNSLFHYPAHMTFFTTSELLEIGNIPFPSVNAKPTRNEALEYYRKVADHYGLDVRQYRHVTGVSGHDGDFRVATRDQHKRTTVFTAKKLIIATGYYDLPNYMNIPGENLGKVFHYYNDPHPYYGQDVVVIGGKNSAAIAALELWRHGARVTLVHRGAAMHKHVKYWILPDIENRIKNGEITAYFESRVTEITPDLVKLETPRGAVTLENDFVFALTGYHPDFAFLRELGVSLEGKDLLPLCDKETLESNVPGVYLAGVVVAGSRTNEIFIENGRFHGRQIAVDLERKLAPVSGAMASAT, from the coding sequence ATGGGGACGGGAAACGAGGCTTCGTACGAGACGCAGTTCGATGTGCTGGTAATCGGGGCAGGGCCCACCGGGCTTGCCTGCGCGATCGAGGCGCAGCGCTCAGGATATCGCACGGTGCTGGTGGATAAGGGCTGCCTGTGCAATTCGCTCTTTCACTATCCGGCGCACATGACCTTCTTCACCACGTCGGAGCTGCTTGAGATTGGCAACATCCCCTTTCCCAGCGTGAACGCCAAACCCACGCGGAATGAGGCTCTCGAGTATTACCGGAAGGTCGCCGACCATTATGGGCTCGACGTACGTCAATATCGGCATGTGACTGGCGTGAGTGGCCACGACGGCGATTTCCGTGTGGCGACGCGCGATCAGCATAAGCGCACGACGGTCTTTACGGCGAAAAAGCTGATTATCGCAACCGGTTACTACGACCTGCCGAACTATATGAACATTCCCGGAGAAAATCTGGGCAAGGTCTTTCACTACTACAATGATCCACACCCGTATTACGGGCAGGACGTGGTGGTCATCGGGGGCAAGAACTCGGCGGCGATTGCGGCGCTTGAGCTCTGGCGTCACGGCGCGCGAGTCACCCTGGTGCACCGCGGTGCGGCCATGCACAAGCACGTGAAGTATTGGATACTGCCGGACATCGAGAACCGCATCAAGAATGGTGAGATTACGGCTTATTTCGAGAGCAGGGTGACGGAGATCACCCCGGATTTGGTCAAGCTCGAGACGCCCCGCGGCGCGGTCACGCTGGAGAATGATTTTGTTTTTGCACTGACGGGCTATCATCCGGATTTTGCGTTTTTACGCGAACTCGGAGTCAGTCTGGAGGGCAAAGATCTTCTGCCGTTGTGTGACAAGGAGACGCTCGAGAGCAATGTTCCGGGCGTCTATCTGGCAGGGGTGGTGGTGGCGGGCTCTCGGACCAATGAGATCTTTATCGAGAATGGGCGCTTCCACGGGCGCCAGATTGCCGTCGATTTAGAAAGGAAGCTGGCGCCGGTCAGCGGGGCCATGGCGTCGGCGACATAG
- a CDS encoding MBOAT family O-acyltransferase, with protein sequence MLFNSYIFLLGYLPIVLVAFFVLGRWSRTVAAAWLACSSLFFYAWWNPRYVLLLLASITFNYVCGRTIARCAQTAAGKRVLTFAVTVNLLLLCYYKYTGFFLSSMGTWGHAPYGLLHIVLPLGISFFTFTQIAFLVDAYRGLAMEYSPVHYLLFVTYFPHLIAGPILHHKQMMPQFADPEIYRPRLRSILPGLAFLAIGMAKKVLLADNLAYYADRLFRGVEVGLHPGPVLAWTGVLAYAFQLYFDFSGYCDMAIGLSKLFGIDLPVNFDSPYKSVNIVDFWRRWHITLSHFLRDYLYFPLGGNRKGKVMRYRNLMITMLLGGLWHGANWTFVVWGGLHGIYLVINHAWLAVKQSAFPGWAERSNGLMARVRGIAATAVTFVSVLLAWVFFRADSFHAAGVILKGLAFGFRHTSDAPQEVFLWLLFAVSVPVVWLMPNSQTLVGSMMRKLEKTEAGLPAGLVWTAAFSLLLGALGGAAILQISAVPSKFIYFQF encoded by the coding sequence ATGCTTTTTAACAGTTACATCTTTCTGCTTGGCTATCTGCCAATCGTTCTCGTGGCCTTCTTCGTGCTCGGTCGATGGAGCCGTACGGTAGCGGCAGCATGGCTGGCATGCTCGTCGCTCTTTTTCTACGCATGGTGGAATCCTCGCTATGTGTTGCTGCTGCTGGCCTCGATCACCTTCAACTACGTTTGCGGACGAACCATTGCCCGGTGTGCACAGACGGCTGCCGGCAAGCGAGTCCTGACCTTTGCAGTCACGGTCAATCTGCTGCTGCTGTGCTACTACAAGTACACCGGTTTCTTCCTCTCTTCGATGGGTACGTGGGGGCATGCGCCGTATGGGCTGCTGCATATCGTGTTGCCGCTGGGCATCTCGTTCTTCACCTTCACGCAGATTGCCTTCCTGGTGGACGCCTACAGGGGGCTGGCGATGGAATACAGCCCGGTCCATTACCTGCTGTTCGTCACCTATTTCCCGCACCTCATTGCCGGGCCCATCCTGCACCACAAGCAGATGATGCCTCAGTTTGCCGATCCGGAAATCTATCGTCCACGCCTTCGCTCCATCCTCCCGGGACTGGCCTTTCTGGCCATTGGTATGGCAAAGAAAGTGTTGTTGGCCGACAACCTCGCCTATTACGCGGACCGGCTTTTCCGTGGAGTAGAGGTGGGGCTGCATCCCGGGCCGGTGCTGGCATGGACTGGAGTTCTCGCCTATGCCTTCCAGCTGTACTTTGACTTTTCCGGATACTGCGACATGGCGATCGGACTGTCGAAGCTCTTCGGCATCGACCTGCCTGTGAATTTCGATTCGCCGTACAAGTCGGTGAACATCGTCGATTTCTGGCGGCGCTGGCATATCACGCTCTCGCACTTCCTGCGCGATTACCTGTACTTTCCTCTGGGCGGTAATCGGAAGGGAAAGGTCATGCGCTATCGCAACCTGATGATCACCATGCTGCTCGGAGGCCTATGGCATGGCGCGAACTGGACATTCGTCGTGTGGGGAGGCCTGCATGGAATCTACCTGGTGATCAATCATGCGTGGCTGGCCGTCAAGCAGTCCGCCTTTCCAGGATGGGCAGAGCGCAGCAACGGTCTGATGGCGCGAGTCCGCGGTATAGCGGCGACAGCCGTGACCTTTGTGAGCGTGCTTCTGGCCTGGGTCTTCTTCCGTGCGGATAGTTTCCATGCCGCCGGCGTGATTCTGAAGGGGCTGGCCTTCGGTTTCCGGCATACATCCGATGCTCCGCAGGAGGTCTTTCTCTGGCTTCTCTTCGCAGTAAGCGTACCGGTTGTGTGGCTGATGCCGAATTCGCAGACGCTGGTCGGCAGCATGATGCGGAAGTTGGAGAAGACAGAGGCAGGTCTTCCCGCAGGCCTGGTCTGGACAGCAGCATTCAGTCTGTTGCTCGGAGCGCTGGGTGGGGCTGCGATTCTGCAGATCTCAGCCGTGCCGTCGAAATTTATCTACTTCCAGTTTTAG
- a CDS encoding fumarate hydratase: protein MATIQQEDLIQSVANALQYISYYHPVDYITSLAKAYELEESPAAKDAIAQILINSRMCAEGHRPICQDTGIVTVFLKIGMDVRWDAEMTVDEMVNEGVRRAYLDPDNKLRASVLADPAGARRNTKDNTPAVINIELVRGGEVEVTVAAKGGGSEAKSKFVMLNPSDSIVEWVLKTVPTMGAGWCPPGMLGIGIGGTAEKAMVLAKQSLMDPIDIQDVIARGPQNKIEELRVELYKKVNELGIGAQGLGGLTTVLDIKIFDYPTHAANLPVAMIPNCAATRHAHFTLDGSGPVALEPPSLEDWPKLTYDVSTARRVNLDTVTREEVASWKPGEVILLNGKLLTGRDAAHKRMTDMLNRGEKLPVDFTNRFIYYVGPVDPVREEVVGPAGPTTATRMDKFTRQMLEQTGLLGMVGKAERGPAAIDAIRDNQAVYLMAVGGAAYLVSKAIKGSRVLAFEDLGMEAIYEFEVQDMPVTIAVDSKGTSVHQTGPKEWQAKIQSKLAGIPILA, encoded by the coding sequence ATGGCTACGATCCAGCAGGAAGATCTCATTCAGAGCGTCGCGAACGCTCTCCAGTACATCAGCTATTACCACCCGGTCGATTACATCACCAGCCTTGCCAAGGCCTATGAGCTCGAGGAGTCGCCCGCAGCCAAGGATGCCATTGCACAGATCCTCATCAACTCGCGCATGTGCGCCGAGGGCCACCGGCCGATCTGCCAGGACACCGGCATCGTGACCGTGTTTCTGAAGATCGGCATGGACGTGCGCTGGGATGCCGAGATGACGGTAGACGAGATGGTGAACGAGGGTGTGCGCCGCGCCTATCTCGATCCGGACAACAAGCTGCGCGCCTCAGTGCTGGCCGACCCCGCCGGAGCCCGCCGCAACACCAAGGACAACACCCCTGCGGTCATCAACATTGAACTGGTGCGCGGCGGTGAGGTCGAAGTGACGGTCGCGGCCAAGGGCGGCGGCTCGGAAGCGAAGTCAAAATTCGTCATGCTCAACCCCTCGGACTCGATTGTCGAGTGGGTGCTCAAGACCGTGCCCACCATGGGCGCGGGCTGGTGTCCGCCGGGCATGCTCGGCATCGGCATTGGCGGCACAGCGGAGAAGGCAATGGTGCTGGCCAAGCAGTCGTTAATGGACCCCATCGACATCCAGGACGTAATCGCGCGCGGGCCACAGAACAAGATCGAAGAGCTGCGCGTGGAGCTGTACAAGAAGGTGAACGAGCTGGGCATCGGCGCGCAGGGACTCGGTGGCCTCACCACGGTGCTCGACATAAAGATCTTCGACTATCCCACGCATGCGGCGAACCTGCCGGTGGCGATGATTCCCAACTGCGCGGCCACCCGCCACGCGCACTTCACCCTCGATGGCTCAGGCCCGGTGGCGCTCGAGCCGCCCTCGCTCGAAGACTGGCCGAAGCTAACCTATGACGTCTCGACGGCGCGCCGCGTGAACCTGGATACGGTGACACGTGAGGAAGTGGCGAGCTGGAAGCCGGGCGAGGTCATCCTGCTGAACGGCAAACTGCTGACCGGCCGCGATGCCGCGCACAAGCGCATGACCGACATGCTTAACCGCGGCGAAAAACTGCCGGTGGATTTCACCAACCGCTTCATCTACTACGTCGGCCCGGTGGACCCGGTGCGCGAAGAAGTGGTCGGCCCGGCAGGTCCAACGACCGCGACGCGCATGGATAAATTCACCCGCCAGATGCTCGAACAGACTGGACTGCTGGGCATGGTGGGGAAGGCGGAGCGCGGACCAGCGGCCATTGATGCTATCCGCGACAACCAGGCCGTATACCTGATGGCGGTGGGCGGCGCTGCGTATCTTGTCTCGAAGGCCATCAAGGGCTCACGTGTGCTGGCGTTTGAGGACCTGGGCATGGAAGCCATCTACGAGTTCGAGGTGCAGGATATGCCGGTGACCATCGCCGTGGACTCCAAGGGCACCTCCGTGCATCAAACAGGACCGAAGGAGTGGCAGGCGAAGATCCAGTCGAAGCTCGCGGGGATTCCGATCCTCGCTTAA
- a CDS encoding aspartate ammonia-lyase — MSTSLPRSFREEKDSLGFVQVPATAYYGAQTARAVENYPISGLRAHPQLIRAIGMVKRAAAEANLELGLIDETRARVIIEAANEVIDERWNDEFVVDVFQAGAGVSFHMNANEVIANRANEILGAPLGSYQHVHPNDHVNYGQSTNDVFPTAMRLATLLNLETLFPVLDALAATFRAKAGEFDGVMKSGRTHMQDAVPIRLGQEFAAYGLAITKALGNIAHAADSLRELGLGGSAVGTGINTHPNYRALAVDRLACISGQQLTPAEDMRWAMQSHACMAEVSGALRGLALEVIRISNDLRLLSSGPNTGFAEIHLPSLQPGSSIMPGKINPVIPELAAMVSFQVLGNDTAVAYAVQAGQLELNVMMPTMAYNVLQSITILAHMLHQFDVHCVAGITANAGRCQQYAESTVSLATALNPYIGYAKAAEIVKESVATGESIIAIARKQQLLSEEEIGEILDPKRMTEPQMPLEAAKHRDKSVG; from the coding sequence ATGTCTACATCACTGCCTCGGTCGTTTCGCGAAGAAAAAGATTCTCTCGGCTTCGTGCAGGTACCTGCCACGGCCTATTACGGAGCTCAGACAGCCCGCGCCGTCGAGAACTACCCCATCTCCGGCCTGCGCGCCCATCCGCAGCTCATCCGAGCCATCGGCATGGTGAAGCGCGCTGCCGCGGAAGCCAATCTTGAACTGGGTCTCATCGATGAGACCCGCGCACGCGTCATCATTGAAGCAGCCAACGAGGTCATCGATGAACGCTGGAACGATGAGTTCGTCGTGGATGTTTTCCAGGCAGGCGCCGGTGTCAGCTTCCATATGAATGCGAACGAGGTCATCGCCAATCGCGCGAATGAGATCCTTGGCGCGCCGCTCGGCAGCTATCAGCATGTTCATCCCAACGACCACGTGAACTACGGGCAATCGACCAATGACGTCTTCCCCACCGCGATGCGCCTGGCTACGCTGCTCAATCTCGAGACGCTTTTCCCGGTGCTCGATGCGCTGGCTGCGACCTTCCGCGCGAAGGCCGGTGAGTTCGACGGGGTGATGAAATCCGGCCGCACGCACATGCAGGACGCGGTGCCGATCCGGCTGGGGCAGGAGTTCGCGGCATACGGTCTCGCGATAACGAAGGCTCTCGGAAACATTGCACACGCGGCGGATTCTCTGCGTGAGCTCGGATTGGGCGGCTCGGCTGTCGGCACCGGGATCAATACTCACCCGAATTATCGTGCTCTTGCAGTCGATCGCCTTGCCTGCATCTCCGGCCAGCAGCTTACTCCTGCGGAAGACATGCGATGGGCGATGCAGTCGCATGCATGCATGGCAGAGGTGAGCGGCGCGCTGCGCGGGCTGGCGCTCGAGGTGATTCGCATTTCGAATGACCTGCGCCTGCTCTCATCCGGACCGAATACCGGCTTTGCGGAGATTCATCTGCCCAGCCTGCAACCCGGTTCGTCGATCATGCCGGGCAAGATCAACCCGGTGATTCCGGAGCTTGCGGCCATGGTCAGCTTCCAGGTTCTCGGCAATGACACCGCCGTGGCTTATGCGGTGCAGGCAGGGCAACTCGAACTGAATGTGATGATGCCGACGATGGCCTACAACGTCCTCCAGAGCATCACCATCCTTGCGCATATGCTGCACCAGTTCGATGTGCACTGCGTCGCCGGTATCACGGCAAACGCAGGCCGCTGCCAGCAATATGCGGAGAGCACGGTTTCGCTTGCGACTGCGCTGAATCCTTATATCGGATATGCGAAGGCCGCTGAGATTGTGAAGGAGTCGGTCGCTACAGGCGAGTCCATCATCGCGATTGCCCGCAAGCAGCAGCTGCTCAGCGAAGAGGAAATCGGCGAGATTCTCGATCCGAAGCGCATGACTGAACCGCAGATGCCGCTCGAAGCGGCAAAGCATCGCGATAAGTCTGTGGGCTAA
- a CDS encoding YncE family protein gives MQRSIWPLLLLVTATVAASGQEAQVGLLNHSAITVNQRTHTVYAVDESHNILEVISPSGAMQHIPVGAGPVAVAVNGQTGRVYVACDGPRAVWVLNAQGDVIAKVPTAARPYGIAVDEAEDKVYVSNTFSAMLTVIDGAGNTARNVKTGSADVLLVDAAAHRVYLEGYESDTLTVLDSVTGTITKLPTGKKHQWGMAMSDGILYVPHPQDDSVGLMDEETGTAHEVRTGAWPCAVAADTKQGTVWVTNYVDGTVTAIKHGQATATVRVGAKPEAVAVDELAGRVYVANEGDNTVSVIDAVTHHVLATRAAGEHPYALAVESASHRVYAANAGGGATLIAAH, from the coding sequence GTGCAGAGATCGATCTGGCCGCTCCTTCTGCTGGTGACTGCGACCGTTGCAGCTTCTGGGCAGGAGGCGCAGGTAGGGCTGCTGAATCATTCCGCGATCACGGTGAATCAGCGGACTCACACGGTTTATGCCGTGGACGAATCGCACAACATCCTGGAGGTCATAAGCCCTTCGGGAGCCATGCAGCATATTCCGGTGGGTGCCGGGCCTGTTGCTGTTGCGGTGAACGGACAGACGGGCCGGGTCTACGTGGCGTGTGATGGGCCGCGCGCGGTCTGGGTGCTGAACGCGCAGGGAGATGTGATCGCAAAGGTGCCGACCGCGGCCAGGCCGTATGGCATCGCTGTCGACGAAGCGGAGGACAAGGTCTATGTCTCAAATACTTTCAGTGCCATGCTGACGGTGATCGACGGTGCGGGCAATACCGCGAGAAATGTGAAGACAGGATCGGCGGATGTGCTGCTGGTGGATGCTGCCGCGCATCGGGTCTATCTGGAGGGATACGAGAGCGATACGCTTACCGTGCTCGATTCTGTCACCGGTACTATTACGAAATTGCCGACAGGCAAGAAGCACCAGTGGGGGATGGCAATGTCCGACGGCATCCTCTATGTCCCGCATCCGCAGGATGACAGTGTGGGGCTGATGGATGAGGAAACCGGTACCGCGCACGAAGTAAGAACAGGCGCATGGCCCTGCGCCGTAGCAGCCGATACAAAACAAGGTACCGTATGGGTTACAAATTACGTCGATGGCACGGTGACAGCCATCAAGCATGGCCAGGCTACAGCTACTGTGCGCGTAGGCGCAAAGCCGGAGGCCGTTGCCGTGGATGAGCTGGCCGGGCGCGTGTATGTTGCGAATGAAGGCGATAATACCGTCAGCGTCATCGACGCTGTAACGCATCATGTGCTTGCGACGCGTGCGGCAGGCGAGCACCCCTATGCGCTGGCAGTCGAGTCTGCGAGCCACCGCGTCTATGCAGCGAACGCAGGCGGTGGCGCGACACTGATTGCTGCGCATTAG
- a CDS encoding ThuA domain-containing protein, producing the protein MRPLRLLALATVFACLLAPLPLCAQQPAANFRVFAIAEPGGIHKPFVDAAKVWLTQEAQQDHFTVDYIEDTKPIDAAFLARYRVFIELNYPPYHWTPTAAAAFTSAIENGSIGWIGFHHAGLLGEFDGFPMWQWFSNFMGGIRWTNYIATFASANVHIEDAQHPVMRGVPAVFPVRDEEWYTWDKSPRPNVHVLATVDESSYTPDSKIKMGGDHPVVWTNEHVKARNVYIFMGHHPDLFENTAFTTLFHNSILWTSGQ; encoded by the coding sequence ATGCGCCCCCTTCGTCTGCTCGCACTCGCCACTGTCTTCGCCTGCCTGCTCGCGCCTTTGCCCCTCTGCGCCCAACAGCCGGCTGCAAACTTCCGCGTGTTCGCCATTGCCGAGCCCGGCGGCATCCATAAGCCTTTTGTCGACGCCGCGAAGGTCTGGCTCACGCAGGAGGCGCAGCAGGATCACTTCACCGTCGACTACATCGAGGACACAAAGCCGATCGATGCTGCCTTCCTCGCGCGCTATCGCGTCTTCATCGAACTGAACTATCCGCCCTATCACTGGACACCGACCGCTGCCGCGGCCTTCACCTCGGCCATCGAGAACGGCTCTATCGGCTGGATCGGCTTTCATCATGCCGGCCTGCTCGGCGAGTTCGACGGCTTTCCGATGTGGCAGTGGTTCTCGAACTTCATGGGTGGCATCCGCTGGACAAACTACATTGCCACTTTCGCGTCGGCTAATGTCCACATCGAAGATGCGCAGCATCCGGTGATGCGCGGGGTGCCTGCGGTCTTTCCTGTGAGGGATGAGGAGTGGTACACGTGGGACAAGTCACCGAGACCCAATGTGCATGTTCTCGCCACAGTGGATGAGAGCAGCTACACGCCGGACAGCAAGATCAAGATGGGCGGCGATCACCCCGTCGTGTGGACCAATGAACATGTGAAGGCACGCAATGTGTACATCTTCATGGGTCATCATCCCGATCTCTTCGAGAACACGGCCTTCACGACACTCTTCCACAATTCGATTCTCTGGACTTCCGGACAATGA
- a CDS encoding ThuA domain-containing protein: MKRLLLSLFTALILAIPVSAQQQPAFRVLAFYSTTVEPDHVDFARDALRFYTALAAREHFSFTETTRWEDCNADNLAQYRVVLWLNDQPATIAQRTAFEQYMEHGGGWLGFHAAGYNDDSTHWPWFVKFLGGAVFYGNSWPPLPATLTVDDASQPVTRGLPASFVSPANEWYIWKPSPRLDKDVRVLLTLSPENYPLGLKDVLLGGDLPVVWTNTRYRMLYMNMGHGDRIFTSPAQNQLFAHALLGLARQKRSF; the protein is encoded by the coding sequence ATGAAGCGGCTGCTGCTGTCTCTCTTCACCGCTCTCATACTGGCGATCCCCGTGTCCGCGCAGCAGCAGCCGGCCTTCCGCGTCCTCGCCTTCTACTCCACCACAGTCGAACCGGACCATGTCGACTTTGCCCGCGATGCCCTCCGTTTTTACACCGCGCTCGCAGCGCGCGAGCACTTCTCCTTTACCGAAACCACCCGCTGGGAAGACTGCAACGCGGACAACCTCGCCCAGTATCGCGTGGTGCTCTGGCTGAACGACCAGCCTGCCACCATAGCCCAGCGCACCGCCTTCGAGCAATACATGGAACACGGCGGCGGATGGCTCGGATTCCATGCAGCCGGTTACAACGACGACAGCACCCATTGGCCATGGTTCGTGAAGTTCCTTGGCGGAGCGGTCTTCTACGGCAACAGCTGGCCTCCACTGCCGGCAACGCTCACCGTCGATGATGCTTCGCAGCCGGTGACGCGCGGTCTGCCTGCGAGCTTCGTTTCACCCGCCAACGAGTGGTACATCTGGAAGCCGTCGCCCCGGCTGGACAAGGACGTGCGCGTACTGCTCACACTTTCCCCGGAGAACTATCCGCTCGGCCTCAAGGACGTTCTCCTGGGCGGCGATCTGCCGGTGGTCTGGACCAACACCCGCTACCGCATGCTGTACATGAATATGGGGCACGGCGACCGCATCTTTACCAGCCCTGCCCAGAATCAGCTTTTTGCGCATGCCCTGCTCGGACTCGCCCGGCAAAAGCGATCATTTTGA
- a CDS encoding outer membrane protein, producing MALALWLAPALVCAQTTTQQQPDQQTEQQPAQTQTQTAPSTEIPATEGTQERAEVLRQAQLRVKARRKLRVQQIIQDTYTHKYETYFGGGYLRFRPGSTLQHINEGGWNVGVTDYLKGKIGVTADFRGYYGTTWTYINQYQIFSPSISQYTFMAGPTVRFFEGQHWGWSGHVLAGVGHGNFDTGTGGLPASYIGLYSNGNSVNVTAGASVDYNLGPGLAIRLTPNYLMTRYGSETQNNLGFTSGIVYRFGRQ from the coding sequence TTGGCGCTGGCACTTTGGTTGGCGCCGGCTTTGGTATGCGCGCAGACGACCACCCAGCAGCAGCCGGACCAGCAGACAGAGCAGCAGCCGGCTCAAACGCAGACACAGACAGCACCATCCACGGAGATCCCGGCGACCGAGGGAACGCAGGAGCGCGCCGAGGTGCTGCGTCAGGCACAGCTGCGTGTGAAGGCCCGGCGTAAGCTGCGCGTTCAGCAGATTATTCAGGACACGTACACGCACAAGTACGAGACCTACTTCGGTGGCGGCTATCTCCGCTTCCGTCCGGGCTCGACCCTGCAGCACATCAATGAGGGCGGCTGGAACGTCGGCGTCACCGATTATCTGAAGGGCAAGATCGGTGTAACCGCGGACTTCCGCGGCTACTACGGCACCACCTGGACCTATATCAACCAGTATCAGATCTTTTCACCGAGCATCAGCCAGTACACCTTCATGGCCGGTCCGACGGTGCGCTTCTTCGAGGGGCAGCACTGGGGTTGGAGCGGGCACGTGCTGGCGGGTGTGGGCCACGGCAACTTTGACACCGGCACCGGTGGTCTGCCCGCAAGCTACATCGGGCTTTATTCCAACGGGAACTCAGTCAACGTGACGGCAGGCGCCAGCGTCGACTACAACCTCGGGCCCGGTCTGGCGATCCGCCTGACGCCGAACTACCTGATGACCCGCTACGGCAGCGAAACACAGAACAACCTCGGATTCACCTCGGGGATTGTCTATCGCTTCGGACGGCAGTAA